In Fusarium oxysporum Fo47 chromosome IX, complete sequence, the following proteins share a genomic window:
- a CDS encoding uncharacterized protein (domain of unknown function-domain containing protein), producing the protein MTTFSSIPSYILGGACVSRGIMALSSPRKEYGHVGLLLEPSKIDTGGGSVSPLMYFKGLREISYGLALMALQHQGNESAVTTFSAILSIVRLGDGLVVWMNGGDELRYKAAGHWITGLGFVGWVIWRWSY; encoded by the coding sequence ATGACAACATTCTCATCCATTCCCTCTTACATCCTCGGCGGCGCCTGTGTCAGTCGTGGTATAATGGCTCTCTCCTCACCACGAAAAGAGTACGGCCATgtcggtcttcttctcgaaccCAGTAAAATCGACACTGGAGGTGGTTCTGTTTCACCACTCATGTACTTCAAGGGTCTTCGTGAGATATCATACGGTCTTGCTTTGATGGCGCTGCAACATCAGGGCAATGAGAGCGCCGTGACGACGTTTTCGGCGATATTGTCAATTGTGAGACTTGGTGACGGTTTGGTTGTCTGGATGAACGGCGGTGACGAGCTGAGATATAAAGCTGCTGGCCATTGGATTACAGGACTGGGGTTTGTTGGATGGGTGATTTGGAGATGGAGTTACTAG
- a CDS encoding O-methyltransferase-domain-containing protein, whose amino-acid sequence MALPNKQEIDDLVSSLNDAAKAYSDAPDLNGYMSRVQILEKARTLTNALITPDQKPNYHGLNIAELVAIRTFMKLMVLDAIPATGSISLQDLSQATGVQDSLLERMGRVLVASGFLDQTEPDGGEYKHTKFSLAYILDKPAPGHLFLAMYDEWFKHMHNFDDYLVSKGKYEEPQDPLYNPYTAYWKQEGTPVWSIMMQNPERFQTFQTGMAGIDVAIPVTGHFDFSTLKNDSPDTDNATIELVDIGGGEGTVLNKILEAHPGLSPKNCMLQERPEVIQLAKSKKTLPDGVQLVEHDFMTEQPVKGAKAYFMRMILHDYADAVGIQILNRLAEAMKPYSRVLICEMVLAPRVGEADFASAVLDQAVMTMGGKERTEAGFQKMFDAAGLELVKTWRAPGVPGGCVEARLKGQT is encoded by the exons ATGGCACTTCCAAACAAACAAGAGATCGATGATCTAGTCAGCAGCCTGAAtgatgctgccaaggctTATTCCGATGCTCCAGATCTTAACGGCTACATGTCTAGGGTCCAGATCCTCGAAAAAGCAAGGACACTCACAAATGCCCTCATCACGCCAGATCAGAAGCCAAACTACCACGGTCTTAAT ATCGCCGAATTGGTTGCTATCCGAACGTTTATGAAGCTCATGGTCCTCGATGCCATTCCCGCCACAGGCTCCATATCTCTTCAAGATCTCTCTCAGGCCACTGGCGTTCAAGACTCGCTTCTAG AGCGGATGGGGCGCGTGTTAG TTGCTTCCGGTTTCCTTGACCAAACAGAACCCGATGGCGGCGAGTATAAGCACACCAAATTCTCATTGGCTTACATCCTCGATAAGCCTGCGCCAGGCCACTTGTTCCTGGCAAT GTACGATGAATGGTTCAAACATATGCACAACTTCGACGACTATCTTGTTTCGAAAGGAAAATACGAAGAGCCTCAAGACCCCCTATATAACCCGTATACTGCTTACTGGAAGCAAGAGGGAACGCCAGTATGGAGCATCATGATGCAGAACCCCGAGAGATTTCAAACTTTCCAGACAGGCATGGCCGGCATTGATGTTGCAATTCCTGTTACTGGTCACTTTGATTTCAGCACCCTCAAGAACGACTCCCCAGATACGGACAACGCCACCATAGAGCTTGTGGACATTGGCGGTGGTGAAGGAACGGTCCTTAACAAGATCCTCGAAGCTCATCCTGGCCTGTCGCCCAAGAATTGCATGCTTCAGGAACGACCGGAAGTCATACAGCTTGCGAAATCGAAGAAGACTCTCCCTGACGGCGTTCAACTTGTTGAGCATGACTTTATGACGGAGCAGCCCGTAAAAG GGGCTAAAGCTTACTTTATGCGCATGATCCTCCACGACTACGCAGATGCGGTTGGAATACAGATCCTGAATCGCCTCGCCGAAGCCATGAAGCCTTACTCTCGAGTTCTCATTTGCGAAATGGTCCTGGCTCCTCGTGTAGGAGAAGCTGATTTTGCCTCCGCTGTTCTTGATCAGGCTGTTATGACGATGGGCGGAAAAGAGCGTACTGAAGCAGGGTTTCAGAAGATGTTTGACGCTGCTGGGCTCGAATTGGTCAAGACTTGGCGTGCTCCAGGCGTTCCTGGTGGCTGTGTTGAAGCGAGGTTGAAGGGTCAGACTTAG
- a CDS encoding S-adenosyl-L-methionine-dependent methyltransferase: MLPPLQDQHSPTREIGEEEAKAGHVTSDQARDPDRGDQEEQGLADRPPSTSPTRASSRIEPDIFDNDDLDDELYPESTNTSYLTSIASDIRRGIQENGRTYGVYGLHKAWIPSDDLEVERNDLQHCKFTMLMGNELHLAPIVDHPQKILDLGTGSGIWAIDMAEQYPSAKVIGVDTTPVQPNVIPPNLVFEIDDVEDDWLWGEGTFDLIHGRELIMAIRNWPRLMEQAFNHLKPGAYFQLSGSVPDFKSDDGTLPHDSAYIEMGKIYFEMSQRIGCSGWEPTRWKEYFENFGFEDVVERVLKIPTNPWPKDKHLKEIGAFELSHFRDTIGNVFARGYEQILNGDPNYFQVLLAKARKEVLNPNMHSWVPFYVVYGRKPRSSTTDQPLHQKSVSPDT, translated from the exons ATGCTACCCCCGCTCCAAGATCAACATTCCCCAACCCGAGAGATcggagaggaagaggctaAAGCGGGCCACGTAACATCAGACCAGGCCCGAGACCCAGATCGTggagaccaagaagaacaggGGCTAGCAGATAGACCGCCGtcgacatcaccaacacgaGCTTCAAGTCGCATCGAACCCGACATCTTTGACAACGATGACCTCGACGATGAGCTCTACCCAGAATCAACAAACACGAGCTATTTAACGTCAATTGCGTCAGATATCCGACGCGGCATTCAAGAAAACGGACGAACTTATGGCGTTTATGGCCTGCACAAAGCTTGGATCCCTAGTGATGATCTCGAG GTTGAGCGCAATGATCTCCAGCACTGCAAATTCACGATGCTCATGGGCAACGAGCTTCACCTGGCCCCTATTGTCGACCATCCGCAAAAgatccttgatcttggtacTGGATCAGGTATTTGGGCGATCGACATGGCCGAACAATACCCATCAGCTAAAGTTATTGGCGTCGACACAACTCCGGTTCAGCCTAACGTGATACCGCCCAACTTAGTTTTCGAG attgacgatgttgaagatgactgGCTCTGGGGCGAAGGAACTTTCGATCTCATCCATGGCCGAGAGCTGATCATGGCCATTCGCAACTGGCCTCGTCTGATGGAGCAAGCTTTCAACCATCTCAAACCCGGCGCTTACTTCCAGCTCTCGGGTTCAGTTCCCGACTTCAAATCCGACGACGGCACACTGCCCCATGATTCCGCTTACATCGAGATGGGCAAGATCTACTTTGAGATGTCGCAGCGCATTGGTTGTTCAGGCTGGGAACCGACTCGTTGGAAGGAATACTTTGAAAATTTCGGCTTCGAAGATGTTGTCGAACGCGTCCTCAAGATACCTACGAATCCTTGGCCCAAGGACAAGCATCTGAAGGAGATTGGAGCGTTTGAGCTTTCGCATTTTCGAGATACCATTGGAAACGTGTTTGCTCGTGGGTATGAGCAAATCCTCAACGGTGATCCGAATTACTTCCAAGTACTACTGGCCAAGGCTCGAAAGGAGGTACTAAATCCAAACATGCACAGTTGGGTTCCATT CTACGTTGTATACGGCCGGAAACCAAGGAGTTCAACTACAGATCAGCCACTACATCAAAAGTCCGTATCTCCCGACACTTAA
- a CDS encoding cutinase-domain-containing protein: MRPFALSAAVFAATALSQNKGEKTECADGLYMIAVRGTGEDKGSGRIGEIAEDVSKRVNGSIVSPLDYPATLQDPDYFDSEEAGVKALSAALDDYHSSCPNGKIAVFGYSQGGQVATDVFCGGSDNKPLTMSLVKDSVVAVIAFGDPSHVANLTYDRGTSKNDGIFERPSNETKLCEDNYSDIIRSYCDTGDVYCDVGKNNETHGSYFEKYGKEVVDFVVERYEKALKDESTSTQTSTAAATATAETSGSATASDAPSATTAAPGNAAAGLVPGLVLAMIPLALAVSEYL; encoded by the exons ATGCGTCCCTTCGCTCTCTCTGCTGCCGTTTTTGCGGCCACGGCTCTCAGTCAAAACAAAGGGGAGAAAACGGAATGCGCGGATGGATTGTACATGATTGCTGTACGGGGCACTGGTGAGGACAAGGGATCTGGAAGAATCGGTGAGATCGCAGAGGATGTTAGCAAACGCGTCAATGGCTCAATTGTCAGCCCTCTTGACTATCCCGCAACTCTCCAGGATCCCGACTACTTCGATTCCGAGGAAGCCGGAGTCAAGGCCCTGTCTGCAGCCCTCGATGACTATCACAGCTCATGCCCCAACGGTAAAATTGCCGTATTTGGCTACTCTCAG GGTGGACAAGTTGCAACTGATGTATTCTGCGGGGGAAGCGACAACAAGCCCTTGACCATGagtctcgtcaaagacaGCG TTGTTGCGGTCATCGCGTTCGGCGACCCAAGCCACGTGGCAAACTTGACGTACGACAGGGGCACTAGTAAAAACGACGGA ATCTTCGAACGTCCCAGTAACGAGACAAAGTTGTGCGAGGACAACTACAGTGACATCATCCGCTCGTACTGTGACACAGGCGATGTATACTGTGACGTGGGTAAGAACAACGAGACCCATGGTAGCTACTTTGAGAAGTACGGTAAAGAGGTGGTCGATTTTGTCGTTGAGCGGTACGAGAAGGCGCTGAAAGACGAGAGTACATCAACACAAACTAGCACAGCTGCTGCTACTGCTACTGCCGAGACAAGTGGTTCCGCAACAGCCAGTGATGCACCATCGGCCACTACAGCTGCTCCGGGCAACGCTGCGGCGGGATTGGTACCTGGTCTTGTCCTGGCTATGATACCCCTGGCTTTGGCCGTGTCAGAGTACCTTTGA